CCCTTCATGCTTTAagtttttgttctatttttagttttacattactttgaagaaaagtatctgctaaataaaaagatgtaaatgttgtgGAAGCCCACCTTTGAAAGTACTAGGGAGGTTattaggaatcatcgatattttggtaaagttttacacagctacttgtgtgatgaacatttgtgCATGTGCTGAcaaaaactaactgtacttaaacacatctacagctatgtctttctccgaATGCAGTACACACACTTATcgaaaaatcagtttttgctGACTTCTCCCAGCTCACAGTGATGTAgccactgaaagaaaaaaaaaaaaaaaaagttgaatcataattacattacacaaatacatttaagaaaTCGTCTGTACTACTTTATTCAGgaaagggggaggaaaaaaaaaaaaaaaatcggtaaGTTTTGCCTTTGACTGAAATAGATGGGTGGCTCTTAAAAGAGCCTTTGTTGCGGTTTGGCTGATTTGTACGGCACTTTATTTAGAGCTCGTGTACTTAGTGACAGCCTTGGTGCCCTCAGACACCGCGTGCTTGGCCAATTCACCGGGCAGCAAGAGGCGTACAGCAGTCTGAATCTCCCGGGAAGTGATAGTCGAACGCTTGTTGTAATGAGCCAAACGAGAAGCCTCACCGGCGATGCGCTCGAAAATGTCGTTCACGAACGAGTTCATGATGCCCATAGCCTTGGAAGAGATGCCGGTGTCGGGATGGACCTGCTTCAGCACCTTGTACACGTAGATAGCGTAGCTCTCCTTTCTGGACTTTCTGCGTTTCTTTCCTCCTTTGCCTGCCGTCTTCGTCACAGCTTTCTTCGAGCCCTTCTTGGGCGCTGACTTCGCAGGTTCAGGCATAGCGACACAACTAGCACAGAACACAATACATCCGTATTCCCTCACACACCTCTACTTATGCTAAATTTATGCCAATCAAGCCCCCATTGCAGCAAATTTTCATTGGCAGTGGCTAAGTCCGCCCGATAATATTCAGATCCTATTGGTTGAACATTTGTGGCGCATTTTTAGCCTTGCGAGCCAGGAGCAAAGCTTCCTGCCTTAACCCTATCGTTGCTGAATTTTACgtttatattaattcataaagcaggtgcttttctccaaagtgacgtacttctcgaacaacaaaaatacagagtacattacatgagtgtttctctttttcttcctacACTTCAAGggacatttaatatttcaagaGCTAGTGTcctaagtttaaaaaaataaagtgctgaCTTTTTTCTATAGAGTACAGATGGTAAAACTAAAACACCGTATTTCGAGCACTGAAATCAAGAGAACTTTATACCTGTTCTATAACCAAACCATTGTTATGCCCCACCACCAACGAACTGTCCCCACAAAAAAGTAGCATTTCCTTTGCCTGCCCTTCACGTCTTTGATGCACTTCTTGGGAGTATAACCGAATTAAAACTTACTGTAACGAGACTCTCAAAATTCTAATGCTTTCGGTTGAAATGCAGAACGTTTAacagtaaattacatttattaatttagctgatgctttcctccaaagcaaattattcCTTTTACACAGCCTACTAATTTTGCTGGAGTGGTTTACGAttaacaccttgctcaaggatactagagctCAGAGAGAGGCCCTTTGGTCAGAAAGCATGAACTCTTACCAGTACATTTCTATTGACAGTGGTACACTGCTCGAATGGACCCATCAATAcggttaagaaaaaaaacagaaaaaaaaagtgctcctttgaaactgaattgaaacagCTCTTACAAGAGCTATTGGGTTTTGTGATGAGTGTCTACAGCGGGAACTTCTAGCGCGCTCTCTGCGGCTAAAAGGAGCCAGGTGAATGTCTTCGGGCGTGATAGTCACCCTCTTGGCGCGAGTAGCGCACAAGTTGGCGTTCTCAAACAGACCGACCACGTAAGCAGCGCTTGTCTCCTGCAAAGCCGTGATAGCGGAGCTCAAAAAACGCAGATCGGGCTTGAAGCACTAGGCAATCGTACTTCAGTCACTGGAAGCTGACAAACACCCCTGTGCCGGAGCTACAACCGAATCACTTGATCTCAGCGCGAACTGACTTGACCTATAAGACGCGAGTTAAAGGGCCCAACACAGGCTTAAACGTAAAACGGTGTATAAACAAGAAGCGTAACACCGCCGTTAGGAGTGCTCCCCTGGGGTATTCTTTATGGGAAGAACCGTCTTACAAAGACACATCTCAGGACATTGTAGAAACATCTCTGAAGTGCTCAGAAAATGGTGAATTTGACAGCTCTTTTCAGTGTTATGTGGGTGGCTCTTAAAAGAGCCTTTGGTTTTTACTTGTTCCCTCAGCGGATGAAAGTTTTAGCCTCCGAAACCGTACAGAGTACGACCCTGACGCTTCAGCGCGTAGACAACATCCATAGCGGTGACGGTCTTCCTCTTGGCATGTTCGGTGTAAGTAACGGCGTCACGGATCACGTTCTCCAGAAACACTTTCAGGACACCACGAGTCTCCTCGTAGATCAAGCCGGAGATACGCTTCACGCCACCACGGCGAGCCAAGCGGCGAATAGCGGGCTTCGTGATACCCTGGATGTTATCACGAAGCACCTTTCTGTGGCGCTTAGCGCCTCCTTTGCCAAGACCTTTTCCTCCCTTTCCGCGACCAGACATTCTCGAACTCAACGAAGAACCAAAATATAGCCCCTGAGAAACCAACAGCTACTTATCCAGGCTAAGACGACCTAATTGAAACCGCCGTGACGAAATTGCCTGCCTTTGCTCGCGCGATGAGTAATGGCCACATGGTCTCGGTACACGTGATTTAAAACATCTCACTGAGTATTGAAGGATATGAgcaaagttttaattttctcGTTTTCTTTTCTCATCATTCTCCTGCTAATATATTGACCCTGGACTTTGCATTGATTACTTTCACACCACAAATAGGATAGGATTATACTTTATTAATTGCAGCGCGGAATTTAACAAATTCATTAAGTACATACTGTATTCACTTACATACACATTTAGTACATATTccgttttaaaatttttgaacGCGGTAATACTTTTTTTACTAATCGTGGAACGTAGGAGGAATGTTAGCGCAATTCTTATTCACGAGTAGGACTTAGGGCTCAGTCGAAAAGCAACACAAGCAAGAACTAaatttataaacttttttttttttccctttaaaaccAAAAGAGGCTcaaacaataaattataaagcggggcggcatggtggcacagctgtctcacagcgcttgggtggtgtgagaggacatgagctcgatccctgctcagtctgtgtagcgtttgcatgttctctccatgtctgcacgggtttcctcccacagtccaaagacatgctctttgGGTTCAAcacccatagagtgtgagtgacagagagaatgtgtttcactgatgtatgaatgagtgacccattgtaagccaGAGCACTTGCTTAACAGTGGTGATCACCAGCCATATCCTGGCAGCTACTTGCCTTCTGGGTGCCAGTGTTCCATCCATTCGTGACTTTGTCAAATGTCAAAACCATCTGTGGGCCGATCTCCCTGCAAAAGGTAGGTCAccaaacgcaaaaaaaaaaaaaaaattgagaatgtGTTGTCGTTGTGAGGTCTTGTGTGTCAGTGGATGCCAACTATAACTGGATCAATCCATTCTGAAATAGGAGTACAGCAAAGCATGGAAAATgtggggtctgaatactttctgaaaggACTATATATGTTTGGTATGACATATGGAATTCTTTAATCAAGACAGGCAAAATGTGGACTGgggggggtttggccagggcctgccctccggtgggtctggggttcaagtcctgcttggggtgccttgtgacgaactggcgtcccatcctgggtgtgtcccctccccctccccctccagccttgcgccctgcgctgccgggctaggctccagctcgccgcgaccccgcttgggacaagcggcttcagacagtgtgtgtgtgtgtgtgtgtgtgtaaaatgtggaCTATTTTCAAGAATTAAAGATGTACAGATTCTGCTTTGTAATCTCACTTGCTCATCTGATGTGTGTTTCATTAGACTTATTTTTGTGGCAGACTTTTGCAAGTACTGGTACACCTACAACAATGATTTAAACTCTCCGCACGCCACCACAATAAAACAATGGCACACATCCATCGACAAACTGGTCCAGTCGTGGTGCTGGGATTACATTTCGACCAGCAGCCATCAGGCTCTTCATGCAGGGGGTCAAATGACCTCTTAATGATCAAGTAGCACTAAGCATTCGGTCCAAACACCCTCAGCTTCactcatttctttgttttgcttatTCTTTCGCTTATGTTTCTACTTACATCAATTGGTAACATTTATTTCCctacttatttatatttcattttagttttctCCTCATTTATAGGTTTACTTAAGGTATGCATATTGTACTACTGTATGCTGATGCAATGAAAGTAAACTTCCCTGGGGATTAGTAATTTCATTCCTTCATAATCTATGATTTACAGACTGCTGGTACTTGGTCATATTTTTTCATCAATGCATCATCAGAAGATGACCTTTAACTGTCATTCAGTAAAcaacaaatgttttgtgtgtcAAAGTCTTCACCGAGAAGCAAAATTTAAAGGTAACGAACAGCTTTTGAATGAGCCACCGCTTcagatgcatttttcaaaagtaGAAGGCCTTTCCTGACAATTTGACGCATTTATTTTGACAGAACATTAGGAAAATCAGGCTTATGTAGCTGCTCAAAAGAGCTTTagcaaatatactttttttgcTCCATATTCTTAATGAATCACTATCAAAATCCTTGCTTTCTCTCTACCATTGCTGATAtgtcattacttttttttttttttattcctgccCCCCCTTCTTAAAGTATTTgctcccctcctttttttaaaagtagttcctccttttttagtatttactccctcttttactgtagttattgtatcattttagctttatttattgaagttttagagtatttattgtgtacacGTTGTTTTTACGTTTGACCCTCTCAGCATCGCTCAAGAATTCgtatgtgcccggaccctgtGTACGTatacaaatggcaaataaagttctattctattctgttctgttctgtcaaGGCATCAAGCATTAGGAACCTTTGACATTGAACCCAGTTGAGGTAATAATTCATTCCCTTCTCCCTTGGTGTTTGAGGaagggaaagaaaggaagggaaaaaaaaaaaaaaaaaaaaaaaaagaagagttttACACTTGATGCATTCAGACAGGCAAGACTTTCAGAACCTGACACGGAGATACCGGTATTATAACGGATTTCAACCGAAGCAGGTTACCCTCACCTGTGGACAAGACTACTGTActacaatgtatttttcttttttaagccaCTAATATGGTTAATGAAACACGTGCTCTTTTGAGGCAGAATTGAAGTGGCTCTTAAAAGAGCCTTTGGGCTTTGTGACGAGTGTCTGCAACGGGAACTTCAAGCGCGCTCTCCCCGGATACGACGGGCTAGCTGGATGTCTTTGGGCATGATGGTCACCCTCTTGGCGTGAATAGCGCACAAGTTGGTGTCTTCAAACAGACCAACCAGGTAAGCCTCGCTAGCCTCCTGCAGAGCCATGACAGCGGAGCTCTGGAAACGAAGATCAGTCTTGAAGTCCTGGGCGATTTCTCGCACCAGGCGCTGGAACGGCAGCTTGCGGATCAGCAGCTCCGTGGATTTCTGGTAGCGGCGGATCTCTCTCAGAGCCACCGTGCCGGGCCTGTAGCGGTGAGGTTTCTTCACGCCGCCGGTAGCCGGGGCACTTTTGCGTGCAGCCTTGGTGGCAAGCTGCTTCCTGGGAGCTTTGCCGCCGGTAGATTTGCGAGCGGTTTGCTTGGTACGAGCCATCACGATACAACACTTCTTACGAACTGCCTTGAAATCGCACGCTTCGCGCGTCGTTGTCTTATAAACACAATAAACGTGCTCCCATTGGTCGGTTTCGTTCTACATTGCCATTGGTCAACCACTACAAGTACTAACGTTTGCAATTGGTGAACTTTTGCGGCGCAAATAGAGAAAATCGGAGAGCTTCCTTCGCGGTTTAATTACTGTATCAAATATGAGATACATTAGATTTAACGTGTCGTAAACTCTTCCACGTAAAATACCAATAGCAACCCCATATCCATATGAAGCGCTTATAAATAATTGAGTGTGAGAACAGTCTTCGTCTTGAATCTTCAGACGAGCTTTACACACTCACAGTATATCGATATGCTGTATGATGTCGGCTTAAAATCAagcttcttaaaaataaaagcgaCCATCTATTctgctggatttaaaaaaaaaaaaaaaaccccaaccaAGTATTTAATGTTAGAGTAATGACCAACCTCAGTAATTATGCCTGCGGTCGGAACGCGTCCCGGGTTACGTGGAACAGAGGAAAATTGTAGGGCTCGGGGAAATTACCCACAAGCTCAGGACATTTATAAGGTTATAAAGTTCATGGGCTATGACACTAAGGAAAATGCTTAAATCAAACAGAGAACGTTTCATGTATAGAGAAAGATACTCTCTTTGAAAATGGAAGTGGCTCTTAAAAGAGCCGTTGTGTTGTGTAGCAACTGAAGCTCAGTTTACTTAGTCTTGACGGTCTTCTCCGTTTTCTTGGGCAGAAGAACGGCCTGAATGTTAGGAAGTACGCCACCCTGGGCGATCGTGACGCCTCCCAGCAATTTATTCAGTTCCTCATCGTTGCGGACAGCGAGCTGCAAGTGGCGGGGAATGATGCGCGTTTTCTTGTTGTCCCGGGCAGCATTGCCAGCCAACTCGAGGATTTCAGCAGTCAGGTACTCGAGCACAGCAGCCAAATAAACTGGGGCTCCAGCACCAACACGCTCAGCATAGTTGCCTTTGCGTAGCAATCTGTGAACACGGCCGACTGGAAACTGCAGTCCAGCTCTGGATGAACGAGTCTTGGCCTTAGCTCTAGCTTTGCCACCAGTTTTTCCACGTCCGCTCATTGTAGTACAATACACCGTTCCTCTTCACACAGACAACTGAAACAGTAACCGAGCGTGCCTAAGACCACATTTATATTGACAACCCTTTCTCTCATTGGACAGAAGTATGAAACGACGACATCCAATCAGCATGAAGAACAATTTTGGCGCTCAGACCCCTCCCCTCCTTTGCGCCTTAccaacagaaataaacagttgCTTTCGgagtactttacagtttgcgaCAATTAGCCCTTTGtggagatgttttatttttaagcataCTTGGTCttactttgaattttaataGTCGATTATAAAACGTTataccaaatacacacacacatttgcagaaccgcttgtcccatacggggtcgcggggaaccggagcctacccggtaacacagggcggaaggccggagggggaaggggacacacccaggacgggacgccagtccgccgcaaggcaccccaagcaggactcgaaccccagacccaccggagagcaggactgtgttccaacccactgcgccaccgcacccccgttatACCAAATATTCAAGGGATAAATGACTCAAAACTCCCCAGTGACCCACTGGCCAAAATACTATTCAACCGATTGACTATTTTGTCATTGTcagttcccccctccccttatAGGGACAAGCATGCTTTTAAAGAGGGTACGGTGTAGCATTTTATACTGAATTAAGTGAGCGAAAACGTGTAATGCATGCGTCAGCGTGtaacaacatatttttatgaTACCGAAAGTTTTATGCAGGAAAATTTCTCTCCTTATTAACCACGTGGTGGCTCTTAAAAGAGCCTTTTATGAATACTGCGAAAAGAGCGTGTTCACTTCTTTTTAGGAGCCGCTTTCTTAGCCTTGCTGCTCTTGGGCTTTGCCACTTTGGGCTTGGCTGCCGCCTTTGCCTTCTTGGGGCTCTTGGTCGCCTTCTTGGCCGCTGCCGGCTTCTTAGCTTTCTTAGGGGTCGCCTTTTTAGCTGCCGCAGCGGGCTTCTTCGCCTTCTTCGGGGACTTCTTGGCGGAGGAGGCGGCTTTCTTCGCAGCCACCTTCTTGGGCTTCTTGGCCGCGGCAGGCTTCTTTGCGGCTGGCTTCTTGGCTTTCGGAGCCTCCTTCTTGGCCGGCTTCTTCTTGGTGGCCTCCGCCTGCTTCTTGTTCAGCTTGAACGAGCCAGAGGCGCCGGTCCCTTTGGTCTGGACCAGAATGCCTTTGGTCACCAGGCTTTTGATTGCCAGCTTGACGCGGGAGTTGTTCTTCTCCACATCGTAGCCTGCTGCCGCCAGAGCCTTTTTCAGGGCGGCCAGAGACACGCCGTTTCGCTCCTTGGAGGCCGAGACGGCTTTCACGATCAGGTCCCCGACGCTGGGACCCGCCTTCTTAGGCTTGGACGCAGCCTTCTTCTTGGAAGCTTTAGCCggagcggcggcagcggcggctgCCGGAGCTGGAGCGACTTCTGCCATTTGCTTCTTCCTTCTTTTCACACCGAGAGCGGAGTTGTTCTGAGAGCTGAGCGCGCGCCCGGAGGCGGCCCTTAAACAATGATTGAGAACCTTGTAGACTCAAGCAGCCCGCCGCCGTTCCTCTCGAGCTCCGAGCCGAGTTCTCcccttgtgttttcttctcctcgAGATCCTTCCCAAATCCATTCGTGACATTTGCTACGGGACAAAACATACGTAGAATTCAGACGGCGACTTCGCGTTCAATGTAAATTCAAGCCTCCCCCTGTACTTCAGGCTGTTCACTTCTGAAATGCCATGAAAGCGCGCTCTCGGAGCTCATATATAAGGCCGTATGTGTTCCATTTCATCCCGTCGTTTACGAATTAAACGAGACAGTCTTATTATAATAATGCAATCAGTGCTACACTTCCGACAAAAGGCCTTTGTCTAAATCACAGTTGTGTTACCAAGTGTCGAATGTCAACGTGTGATACCGAAATCCGAGTTTCTGTCAACGTACGAAACACATGTAATGTAACCTTGACACGAAAGGAGGTTTTAACACAGTTTAAACACATCATCGCAATGTAtcgaaatctttttttttttctagtttacACCCATTTTTATACACCGAACAAAAGCCGAATCAAACATTTTCGAAGCACTGCTTAATACTACTCCGTGTCTTATCGCTCCTAAAGTACTTTACGCCTAAAGACATCAGTCCTTGTATTTGGAGGCAGGTTCAAGCAGGCAGTTTGTCCCCAGAAATATGATTTTTACCATCACCTGACTAAAATGTAGACCCAAAAAGCACCTGTTACATACAAACGAtgatatggatttttttttttttctcttttccatactttattcaataccataagaacagaaataaaacttccaATGTTCCACATCACAAACATTAAACAACatcctcacatttcattataaaaacatttcccaaCACAAACATGACAGAGCTTACTTCTCCAAACATCTTGAGTAATAAACATCGGAATTTAACAGCAAAATGTAGATATCCATTATGACAAAAG
This genomic window from Scleropages formosus chromosome 1, fSclFor1.1, whole genome shotgun sequence contains:
- the LOC108933811 gene encoding histone H2B-like, whose translation is MPEPAKSAPKKGSKKAVTKTAGKGGKKRRKSRKESYAIYVYKVLKQVHPDTGISSKAMGIMNSFVNDIFERIAGEASRLAHYNKRSTITSREIQTAVRLLLPGELAKHAVSEGTKAVTKYTSSK
- the LOC108926489 gene encoding uncharacterized protein LOC108926489, with amino-acid sequence MSGRGKGGKGLGKGGAKRHRKVLRDNIQGITKPAIRRLARRGGVKRISGLIYEETRGVLKVFLENVIRDAVTYTEHAKRKTVTAMDVVYALKRQGRRTATARHRSCCIVMARTKQTARKSTGGKAPRKQLATKAARKSAPATGGVKKPHRYRPGTVALREIRRYQKSTELLIRKLPFQRLVREIAQDFKTDLRFQSSAVMALQEASEAYLVGLFEDTNLCAIHAKRVTIMPKDIQLARRIRGERGLYFGSSLSSRMSGRGKGGKGLGKGGAKRHRKVLRDNIQGITKPAIRRLARRGGVKRISGLIYEETRGVLKVFLENVIRDAVTYTEHAKRKTVTAMDVVYALKRQGRTLYGFGG
- the LOC114910269 gene encoding histone H2A-like, coding for MSGRGKTGGKARAKAKTRSSRAGLQFPVGRVHRLLRKGNYAERVGAGAPVYLAAVLEYLTAEILELAGNAARDNKKTRIIPRHLQLAVRNDEELNKLLGGVTIAQGGVLPNIQAVLLPKKTEKTVKTK
- the LOC114910264 gene encoding histone H1-like, producing MAEVAPAPAAAAAAAPAKASKKKAASKPKKAGPSVGDLIVKAVSASKERNGVSLAALKKALAAAGYDVEKNNSRVKLAIKSLVTKGILVQTKGTGASGSFKLNKKQAEATKKKPAKKEAPKAKKPAAKKPAAAKKPKKVAAKKAASSAKKSPKKAKKPAAAAKKATPKKAKKPAAAKKATKSPKKAKAAAKPKVAKPKSSKAKKAAPKKK